Proteins from a genomic interval of Trifolium pratense cultivar HEN17-A07 linkage group LG6, ARS_RC_1.1, whole genome shotgun sequence:
- the LOC123891950 gene encoding sister chromatid cohesion protein PDS5 homolog B-like, giving the protein MATYFVNSHKAKECLHELNKIKDNNLFKSLERLLEEPTFTNGQTIKAELLEMVGDKNPNYDFMHELFSKCSSNIFSSEHVQCILDYCYGDEDRLKYSSEKLLVIQVFS; this is encoded by the exons ATGGCTACATATTTCGTAAATTCTCACAAAGCAAAAGAGTGCCTTCATGAGTTAAACAAAATCAAAGATAATAACTTGTTTAAATCTCTTGAAAGATTATTGGAGGAACCGACTTTCACAAATGGACAAACCATCAAA GCTGAACTTCTTGAAATGGTTGGAGACAAAAATCCAAATTATGACTTTATGCATGAACTCTTCTCCAAATGTTCATCTAACATTTTCAGCTCAGAGCATGTCCAGTGTATTTTAGATTATTGTTACGGTGATGAAGATAGATTGAAGTATTCATCTGAAAAACTTCTGGTAATACAAGTTTTTTCTTAG
- the LOC123891174 gene encoding receptor protein kinase-like protein ZAR1, whose product MLVTIFFIFLFCFHPVVSLTSDGLALLTLKSAVDGDAEAAFTDWNEDDNTPCHWSGISCANISGESDSRVVGIALAGKGLRGYLPSELGKLIYLRRLSLHTNLFHGSIPVQLFNATSLHSIFLHGNNLSGNISPSICNLPRLQNVDLSENSLAGVIPESLGNCSQLQRLILARNNFSGDIPVTPWPKLKNLVQLDLSDNLLEGSIPDQIGDLNSLTGTLNLSFNHLSGKVPKSLGKLPVTVSFDLRNNDLSGEIPQTGSFSNQGPTAFLNNPKLCGFPLQKQCTGSAPSEPGTSPGLARPHVNRSKKGLSPGLIIIITVADAAVVALIGLVVVYVYWKKKDKSNGCSCTLKRKFGGSGNNERSNLCCFCWSLGCVKGFKSDDSEMEESEKGGGGGGGGGGGGGRGESEGEGELVAIDKGFSFELDELLRASAYVLGKSGLGIVYKVVLGNGVPVAVRRLGEGGEQRYKEFAAEVQAIGKVKHPNIVKLRAYYWAHDEKLLISDFISNGNLANALRGRNGQPSPNLSWSTRLKIAKGTARGLAYLHECSPRKFVHGDLKPSNILLDTDFQPLISDFGLNRLISITGNNPSTGGFMGGALPYLKSSQTERINNYKAPEAKVPGCRPTQKWDVYSFGVVLLELLTGKSPDSSPGASTSMEVPDLVRWVKKGFEQESPLSEMVDPSLLQEIHAKKEVLAVFHVALSCTEGDPEVRPRMKTVSDNLERI is encoded by the exons ATGCTTGTTACtattttcttcatctttctGTTCTGTTTCCATCCCGTCGTTTCTCTCACCTCCGACGGCCTCGCTCTTCTAACACTCAAATCCGCCGTCGACGGAGACGCCGAAGCCGCATTCACCGATTGGAACGAAGACGACAATACGCCGTGTCATTGGTCCGGCATTAGCTGTGCTAACATCTCCGGCGAATCAGACTCTCGTGTCGTAGGTATTGCTCTCGCCGGAAAAGGCCTCCGTGGTTATCTCCCGTCGGAGCTCGGAAAGTTAATCTATCTCCGTCGTCTCAGTCTTCATACTAATCTCTTCCACGGTTCCATTCCCGTTCAGCTCTTCAATGCTACCTCTCTCCACAGTATTTTCCTCCACGGTAACAACCTCTCCGGTAACATTTCTCCGTCAATTTGCAACCTTCCACGTCTACAAAACGTTGACCTCTCTGAAAATTCACTCGCCGGAGTTATCCCGGAGTCTCTCGGAAACTGTTCCCAGCTTCAACGACTCATTCTCGCGAGAAATAATTTTTCCGGTGATATTCCGGTGACTCCATGGCCGAAGCTGAAAAACCTCGTTCAGCTCGACCTTTCCGATAATCTTCTGGAAGGTTCGATTCCAGACCAAATCGGCGATCTCAATTCCCTCACCGGAACCCTAAATCTATCATTCAATCACCTATCAGGTAAAGTCCCGAAATCTCTAGGAAAATTGCCGGTAACGGTTAGCTTTGATCTTCGAAACAACGATCTAAGCGGTGAAATTCCTCAAACCGGGTCGTTTTCCAATCAGGGACCCACGGCGTTTCTCAATAACCCGAAACTATGTGGGTTTCCTCTTCAAAAACAGTGCACCGGTTCAGCACCAAGTGAACCGGGGACTAGCCCCGGTTTAGCTCGACCGCATGTAAACCGGTCTAAGAAAGGGTTGAGTCCcggtttaattattattataactgTGGCTGATGCTGCTGTTGTGGCTTTGATTGGGCTTGTTGTTGTGTATGTGTATTGGAAGAAGAAAGATAAGTCTAATGGGTGTAGTTGTACTTTGAAGAGGAAATTTGGTGGTAGTGGAAACAATGAGAGATcaaatttgtgttgtttttgttgGTCATTAGGGTGTGTGAAAGGGTTTAAGAGTGATGATTCTGAGATGGAAGAGAGTGAGAAaggaggaggtggtggtggaggcggtggtggtggtggtgggagAGGGGAAAGTGAAGGTGAAGGTGAATTGGTGGCAATTGATAAAGGttttagctttgaacttgaTGAGTTGTTAAGAGCTTCTGCATATGTGTTAGGGAAAAGTGGGTTAGGGATTGTGTATAAGGTTGTGCTTGGGAATGGTGTACCTGTTGCTGTGAGGAGATTAGGGGAAGGTGGTGAACAAAGGTATAAGGAATTTGCTGCTGAAGTTCAAGCAATTGGGAAAGTGAAACATCCTAATATTGTTAAGTTAAGAGCTTATTATTGGGCTCATGATGAAAAGCTTTTGATTAGTGATTTCATCTCCAATGGCAATTTGGCTAATGCTCTTAGAG GAAGAAATGGCCAACCATCTCCTAATCTTTCATGGTCAACCAGGCTGAAAATAGCCAAAGGAACAGCCAGGGGTTTAGCTTATCTCCATGAATGCAGTCCGAGAAAATTTGTTCACGGCGACCTCAAACCTTCCAATATCCTCCTTGACACAGACTTCCAACCTCTCATTTCTGATTTTGGTCTTAACCGGCTGATCAGTATCACCGGAAATAATCCCTCCACCGGTGGTTTTATGGGTGGAGCTCTTCCTTACTTGAAATCATCACAAACCGAACGAATCAACAACTATAAAGCACCTGAAGCTAAAGTACCAGGCTGCAGACCTACCCAAAAATGGGATGTGTATTCATTTGGTGTTGTATTACTTGAATTGCTCACTGGTAAGTCCCCGGATTCTTCTCCAGGAGCATCAACTTCTATGGAAGTGCCTGATTTGGTAAGGTGGGTAAAGAAAGGGTTTGAACAAGAAAGCCCTTTATCTGAAATGGTTGATCCATCACTTCTTCAAGAAATCCATGCTAAGAAAGAAGTACTAGCTGTGTTCCATGTAGCACTATCATGCACTGAGGGAGACCCTGAGGTCAGGCCTAGAATGAAAACTGTCTCCGACAATCTTGAAAGAATTTGA